The sequence below is a genomic window from Dyadobacter chenwenxiniae.
CGAACCGCACTACGGGCTGCATCTTTGCTTGCAAAAGGTGCTTTATAAGTGCTGATCACATAGTTTGCAGCAGCAGCACCATTAGCACGTTTTACAAAGCTTTCAGGATTCGCAGCACGTGTACGCACGAGGTTTACATACTGCCTGGCTTTTTCAAGTGTCCCCACTTCGATTTCAGCTTCTGCCGCCATCAAAAGGACGTCTGCATAACGGATAATGTTTACGTTAATCGCTGTATAACCTGGCGTCCATGAGCTGTTGTCCTGCAATGAACCAACGTCAGTTTTGTAATACGCGTACTTTTTAGGCGTATAGGGTCCTGCATTCGGCTGGTTACGGATCCAGTCATTACCTGGGTGATCGATCCAGTCAAGGAAAGGAAGACCGCGACGACCGATCGAGTGGTCAAGACGTGGATCAACCGGGCCTGCATCCGGCGTGAATGGATCAGAAGATTTCAAGCCCATATCCGTTTTCAACTCTTTACCTGCCGTGTTGTAGGAACCATCCAGATAAGGAAGCCCGCTCGCATCTGTACGGAAAGAGTTACCCAGCTCAAAGCTTGGCTGGAAGAAAGAACAGCAGTTACCAGGACCGTTCGGACCTACGTTGTATGGCCAGTTAAGGTCAAATTCAGGGTTTGCATTGTTCACGCTTCCCGTGTTGGCAGCAGCCTGAATGGCGAAAACAGATTCTGAGTTATTATCGTTAGCCGCTTTAAACGCGTCCTGGAATTTTGGAACCAAGCCGTATTTTTTGCCATTTGTCGTCTTACCGTTTGCAATGATCAGGTCATAAAGCGCTTTTGCCTCAGTGAACTTCTTCTGATACATATAGATTTTCGCCAGGTAAGCTGCAGCTGCCCATTTGTTGGCCCGACCTGCCGCAGTTTGCGTTTCAGGTAGATTTTCGTAGGCGTTTTTCATGTCTGCTTCGATCAAAGGCCAAAGCTCAACCGTGTTAGGAACTGACTCGATGCCTGTGCCATAGTCTTTTGTCTCGTCAACAAAAGGAACATTGTTAAAGCCGCGTTTCAGTTCGAAGTAGTAATGAGCTCTCAAAAAGCGCGCTTCCCCACCAATTCTTTTCTTATCGGCTTCCGTAACGTCTTCCTTCGCAACACCCAGCAGCTTGATAACCAGGTTAGCACGGGCTACTCCTTCGTAGTTTCCTTTCCATTTATCCAAAATTACACCCTGCGTAGTCTGATACTCAAAGCGCTGGATCGGGTTAATATCACTGAAATCCCCAGGATCCGTTCCTTTGTTGGCGTCACCGCCGCGAATACTTCCCCATACCCAGTTACTGGCGCTGGCCATACGGTTTGCGCGCCCGTTCAGCTGGCCATAAACTGATACCAGCACGCCTTCAATCCCTTTTTTGGTTGAAAGCTGCGCCTCATCAAGCTGGCCGGTTGCCGGAATTTCGAGGAAAGTCTCTTTGCAGGAGTAACCGATCAGCATTATCACCATTAACAGTGCTAATCCCCCTTTTTTCGAAATATTATTTTTCATTTTATTCATTTTTATCAAAATCTGTCTAAACCGATATGTGAAATATGTCTTGCGTTTCTTCGATTTTAGAAACCTAAATTGATACCTAAAGTATAACTTCTCGTGATCGGATAGTTACCAACGTCGATACCAAAGTTTGTATCTGCATTTCCACCAACCCCTGGGTCAAGACCTTTGTATTTGGTGACAGTGAACAAGTTATTGGTAGAAGCGAATACTCGCACTTTGGACATACGAACCTTGCTCAGGATGTTGCCTGGCAATGTGTAACCCAATGTGATGTTCTGCATACGGAAGAATGATCCGTCCTCTACGTAAAAGGAGTTAGACTGCGTATTCGTACTGAAATTGGAAGTGCTTTCGAAGATCGGCGTGTCCGTATTTTTGTTGGATGGCAACCATGATCCTTTTACGCGATCACTAACAGCAGCCCCTGTGAATGATGGATAGAAATCTGTAAACCATTTAGAAAGGTTGAAGATTTTGTTACCCACAGAAGTGTACATGTAAGTTTCAACATCAAATCCTTTGTAAGTGAATTTCAGGTTTACCCCGCCTGTAAACTTAGGCACCGGGCTTCCCAGGTATGTTCTGTCATCCGCGTTGATCACACCGTCTTTATTGATGTCCTCGTAACGGAAACGGCCAGGGCCAGCTCCGTCTTGGTCAGGTGCTCCGTCTACTTCTGCTTTGTCCTGGAAAAGGCCCGTCACTTTGTATCCATAGAAAGATGAGATTGCATAACCAATCTGGTTTCTGATCGGCTTGATGCCGCGGAAATCAGGATTTACAGTCAAATACTTAATTCCAGGCGCAAGAGATTCAATGTTGTTTTTCAGAATACCAGCGGTGAAATTCACTTCATAACCCAGGTCATTGGTAATACGGCCGCGGTTAATGATCTGTAAGTCAATTCCTTTGTTCGACATCTTACCTACGTTAACCGAAGGTGCAGCGGCATCGTATCCCGCAGTTGCAGTGATCGGCACCTGGAACAAAAGATCTTTGGTATCTTTTTGCCAAAGGTCAATGATGATATCCAGTTTGCCTTTAAAAAATGTTCCGTCAATACCGATGTTTTTGGTGATACTGGTTTCCCATTTAGCACTTTTGTTACCGATACGCGTCCGGTAGTAACCTTCCAATGCGCTTGAATTGGTTCCGTTCAAGTCATAGGATGACTGGCCAAGACTCGCTCCGTATAAGCTGTACTGGTTATTAGGATCTACGTTATTAGAGTTACCCATCAAACCATAACCACCTCTAAGTTTAAGCTCAGTAATAAAAGGAACGCTCTTCATGAAGTTTTCCGAAGAAATTCTCCATGCTGCAGAGAATGCAGGGAAAACCCCGTAACGGTTGTTGGCACCAAAGCGCGAAGAACCATCACGACGAACAACCCCGGTCAGGATGTAGCGGTCATTGAATGTATAGTTGGCGCGGGCAAATAGTGAGTTGAAGTTAACTCCTTTGTAATAATCACTAAAAACCTGTTTGGAACCAACGTTGTTCATATTAATGTAGTTGATATCCGTAGAGAACGGGTTCAAACCAGAAGAGTTCTGATTTTTTCCAGCGCCTGTGTTCAACGCTTCCTGCCCAATGATCACGTCCAGATTATGCAAGCCGAATGTTTTCTTGAAGTTTGCAGTGTTTGTCAGTGTCCAGCTGAAACGGTGACCTGATCCTTCGTTGTAGCCGAATGCCGAGTTGTTTTCAGAGTTTTCATATTGTAATCTGCTGAAACCTCTGTTGGCATAGTTGTTATACTGGGCTCCAACGCTGGAACGCAATGTTAGTCCGGGGATTACATCCAACTCAATGTAGAAGTTACCGAAACCATTGCCTGCAAAGCCTGCATTGTCTTTCAGACCGTCCCTGCTCGCAACCGGGTTACGCGGGTTGTTGAAACCTTTTGCTGCCGTTCCTGCATAACCGCCGAATTCGTCATAAACCGGGATGATTGATGGCATACGGAATGCAGAAAGGATGTCGTTTTCATCCGCTGCCACACCCTGTCCGCCATTTCCACCACCCTGGCCAAGCACCTGAAGGTAAGTAAACTGCGCATTCTGACCGATTCTCAGGTTTTTCAAAACGTCAAATTCAGTATTCACACGAAAGGCATAACGCTTGAAACCATTGTTTAGCATGATCCCTTTTTGATCCTGAGCACTGAATCCTGCATAGAAGCGGTTGTTGTCACCACCACCTGAAAAGCCCAGAGAATGTCTCTGCAATGGCGCATTCCTTGTGATCGCATCATACCAGTCTGTCCCCTGCTTATTGGCCCTAACTACCTGATAGATAGATCCGCGCGTAGGGTCAACATTGTATTTTAATTTTTCGGCAGCCAGGTCCAGCTCACCGATAACACCTGTTTTTCCGCCTACGTTAATGTAATCTGGCAAGACCGGCTTGTCGCCCGAACCATACTGTCCGCTGGCAACATTGGTGAATTTTGGAAGTGAATCACCCTGGAATGCATCATTTCTGATAGCCTGCCAGGTCCAGTCAGCCTGCTCCTGAGGCGTCAGCATGGTTTGTCCTTTACCAGGCGTCGTTACCCCGAAAAGTCCGTCATAGGTAATGCTGAGCTTTTTTGCTTTCTTCGTTCCTTTTTTGGTTGTGTAAACGATTACACCGTTCGCTGCACGCGCTCCATAAATAGAAGCAGCTGCCGCATCCTTCAAAACAGTTGTTGTTTCAATGTCGTCAGGGTTAAGGAAATCGGTTGATCCTGTTGGCACCCCGTCCACTACGTACAATGGCTCATTACCACCAAAAGCACCAAAACCCCTTACGCGGATCTGGCTGGCTGTTCCTGGCTGACCGTTTGTGATCACCGTAACCCCTGCCACACGGCCCTGCAACTGCTGTTCAACGTTACCCGATGGGGTTGCCGTCAAATCTTTCGACTTAACCGTGGAAACCGCACCTGTTGTTTCTCTTCTGCTATCGATGGTGTAACCCGTTACGATAACCTCCTCCAGCGCCGAAATGTCGTCTTCCATTTGGATGTTGATGACGCTCTGATTGCCAACTGTTACTTCTTTTGTTTTGTAACCAACGAAACTGATTACCAAAGTGCTGTTGTTTCCAACATTAATGGAGAAATCGCCGTCACCGTTTGTGTTTGTTCCCATTTGGGTTCCTTTCACAACCACAGTTGCCCCTGGAATGCCTGTGCCGGCGAGGTCTGTGATTTTTCCGGTTACTTTACGTTCTTGTGCGAATGCAACAATTGCTGCGAAACTTAGCATGAAGGAGAAGAAGATACTCCTGCCGGAGTTCTTGTAGATTCTTTTCATAATACTCGGTTAGGTTAATAATTATTAAGCAATCAAATCTATCATTATTTCCACAAATAATTGACCGTTTTAGATTAATATTTTCTAACAATGAAATAATAGTATTATAAAGAGATAAAATAATGTCATAAATAACGGATTTTAGGGTGTTTATTTATACGGATGCAAGCGGACCGTTAAGCCGCATATTGTACAATCTTAGTATTTTGCAATCCCCAATCTACCTATCCCCAGATGCTAAGGAATCCTCGCAGGCTTCGATATGCTTTTTTGCTGATTTCTATTTGCCTGTGCGTGTTTAACTTTTCATGTAACAATAATAGCTCCCAAGAGTCGGCTGCACAGGGAAAAGCACTAGCTGAAAAATACTGTGCAAACTGCCATCAGCTCCCGGATCCGGCACTTTTGGACAAATCCACATGGGAAAATGGAGTCTTACCCGCCATGGCCGAGCGGCTGGGTATTGAAGTTTTAGAGGGGAATATTTATCTGCATAATCAGCAGTCTGCATTATCCTCAGCCGACTGGAACAAACTTGTACATTATTATCAAACCCTTGCACCGGACACACTTAAAGTTTCTAACGGTTACAAACAAACGCATGACTGGGCGATTTTTGAATTAAAGCAGCCACAGGTCATTCCCGACGCGGTTAGTAGCACATTGTTAGTAGCAATTGACTCGTCCAGGCAGCGTATTTACACCAGCGACCTGGAAAATCCGGGTTTGTACATTTCGAATCATTTGCAACAACGAAAGCTGGTAACCAAGCTTCCCTCCTCGGCGATTGACCTTTGTTTTCCAACCCTTAAAAATCCGGTGCTGACGATCACTTCCATGGGTGGCATGCGCGCACTGGACATCACCAGAGGGCAGATATTCACATTGGATCAAAAAGCCGGCGCGAATCCCGATTTGATTTCTGATGACCTGATCAGGCCTATACAAAGCCAGCCCATTGATTATAATAAAGACGGGTTAGAGGATTACCTGGTCTGCGCATTCGGGCATAACCGCGGTGGGTTATATTTGCTAAAACAGCTTCCGGGGCATAAGTTCGAGAAGGTTGTGGTAAGAGAAATGCCGGGGGCAACGGAAAGCCATATACGCGACTTCAACCAAGATGGATGGCCCGACATTATGACGCTTTTTGCACACGGGGATGAAGGAATATGGGTTTTTATAAATAATCAAAAAGGGGGTTTTTCTGAAAGAAACATACTTCGGTTTCCTTCCGTTTATGGTTCCAGCAGCTTCCAACTCGCTGATATTACGCGCGATGGCAAGCTTGATATTGTGTACACAGCAGGCGACAACAGCGATTTTTCAAGGATTTTAAAACCCTATCATGGCCTTTATATTTTCGAGGAAAAAGGAAATTTTCAATTTGAACAAACTTATTTTTATCCCATCAATGGCTGTACAAAGGCCGTTGCAGCAGATTTTGACAAGGATGGGGACACGGACATTGCTACCATCGCTTTTTTTGCAGATTTCCAAAAAACGCCCGGGGAAGGCTTTCTATATTTCGAACAGGCCGGTTTAACGCCGGAAAAGAAACCCATTTTTGAACCGCATGCTGTTCCGGTGAACAAGCATGGACGATGGATTTGTATGGATGTTGAGGATTATGATGGGGACGGCGATGAAGACATTGTTTTGGGAAACTTTTCCAAGGGCTTCCTGAACCAGGAAATTTCAAAGCCTACCTGGAACGTGCACGTGCCATTTGTCTTGCTTGAAAACAATACATTACCAGCAAAATTGCAATAAACTAATCGTCCTTTTTCCAATCGGCGGGCAAAAGGGACGAAAAACGATCGTTTCCCAGATCGCCCGCAATCTCAAATCCCATCGGAATTGACACCCAGCCTGAGGGCGTGATCACCATATAACCCTGCGGCAGCGTGATTTGCGTGTATGCATAAGGCATGTCCGAGTAAGGTGATCTTCCCTTTTTCTTCATAAAAAACACTTCCAGTTGCGTGCCGGAAACGACTAACCGCTCGGTTACCAGCTCGCCGGGACGGACCAGCCTCATTCCCCGAACCGGTTCTATACGGTTATGGACGTGATTGGCTATGGTGTTGTAACCGTTCGGCGTGCGCACCGTGTTGAACCTGCGCATAGAATCCGGAATGGCCTGATATACCTTGAAACCCTGTTCCTGCAAACTGTCGGAAACCATGCTTGACAATAAATGCTTTACAGAACCCTGATAAGCGATTTTTTGATTTGCCCGCCACTGCTTTTTTTGCAGGCTGTCTTTGGGAACGAGTAATTCGAACCGCGTACTTCCACCGTAATAAACCTTCCCGTTGAAGTAATCAAAATCGTCCAGATCCTGATGAATGCGATAGCCTAATGCCAGGTTTTCAATGATCAGCGGCTTGGTTGTTTGTGCGGTCAAATGTTTGTCATCGTCCTCAGAAATTTTCAAAACCTGCGGATTAAGGATTTTACATTGTTTACTGAACCGGCTGTTTCCGAGCAACTCGCGCGTAATGATCTTCAAATATTTCTCTCTTTTTTTATTCTTTTTGGCGTAGACGGTCACCCCTTCCAGCTCCATCCCTTCCCTCAATTTGAAAAGAACCGTCTTCACGCCGGGTTGCTCAAAACGCAATGTCTGCTTCACGGTCTCATAACCTAAAAACGAAACGGCCATTTCAAGGTTACCAATGGACAGATTGGCCAGCCGGTAATTTCCATTTTCATCTGCATTCGTCCCTATGGTTGAATTATTGATAAAAACGTTGGCAAACGGAAGCGGCTTTCCTGTTTTTTCATCTATCACTTTTCCAGTGAGCGTAACCATCCCGCCCTGCTGGGCATGTAATTGCCCTGAGCAGCAGATGACTATGAAAAGAACCAGCCAGAATGAGCGGAAGGCGTTATTTATAGGCCGGTTATAAATCAAATGCATTGTAATGTCCAGTGCTTTCACCTGAATGTTAAAAGCAGATAGCCACTCGGAAGTAAGTGGCTATCTGCATCATGCTTTTCAAATATTATTTCAATCCAAGCTCCTCGCCGATTCCACTAACTTTCTCTTTCAAACTTGCGTAAACGCTGTCGAAATCTTCGTTTTTCTCCAATGCAGCGCGAACGCCCACGTAGAATTTGATTTTCGGCTCCGTTCCTGATGGGCGGCAGGTAAACTTCGTTCCGTCTTCGGTGAAGAATTGCAGCACATTAGAAGGCTCAATGCCCATTTCACCGGATGGAATAGCATGTGTAGTTCCGCTGGTAAAATCAACAGTGCTTAATGCCTTGTAATCGTCCATTCTGATTACTGGAGAGCCAGCCAATGTTTTAGGTGGATTGGCACGGAAATCGGCCATCATTTGCTGGATTTCATCTGCTCCTGTTTTTCCCTTTTTAGTTAAAGAAATAAGCCCTTCGTAATAGAAACCAAACTGTTTGTAGATCTCCATTAACATATCAAAAAGACTTAGTCCCTTATCTTTGGCATAAGCAGTTAACTCGGCGATCATGGCGCAGGAAGCAATGGCATCTTTGTCCCGAACGGCATCACCGATGAGGTAACCGTAACTTTCTTCGCCGCCGCCGATGAATTGCTCAATGCCTTCCTTTTCACGGATAACCTGCGCGATGTATTTAAAACCGGTCAGCGTGTTATAACATTTTACGTCATAAGCCGCCGCCATCTTATCAATTAAGTCGGTAGTAACGATGGTTTTACAAACAAACTGGGTGCCGGTTAGCTTGCCCGCATCTTTCCAGGCATTTAGCAGATAATATATCAGGACGCTGGCTGTTTGGTTGCCATTTAAAAGCTGGATTTCGCCGTGATGGTTTTTCACCGCAATTC
It includes:
- a CDS encoding RagB/SusD family nutrient uptake outer membrane protein; translated protein: MKNNISKKGGLALLMVIMLIGYSCKETFLEIPATGQLDEAQLSTKKGIEGVLVSVYGQLNGRANRMASASNWVWGSIRGGDANKGTDPGDFSDINPIQRFEYQTTQGVILDKWKGNYEGVARANLVIKLLGVAKEDVTEADKKRIGGEARFLRAHYYFELKRGFNNVPFVDETKDYGTGIESVPNTVELWPLIEADMKNAYENLPETQTAAGRANKWAAAAYLAKIYMYQKKFTEAKALYDLIIANGKTTNGKKYGLVPKFQDAFKAANDNNSESVFAIQAAANTGSVNNANPEFDLNWPYNVGPNGPGNCCSFFQPSFELGNSFRTDASGLPYLDGSYNTAGKELKTDMGLKSSDPFTPDAGPVDPRLDHSIGRRGLPFLDWIDHPGNDWIRNQPNAGPYTPKKYAYYKTDVGSLQDNSSWTPGYTAINVNIIRYADVLLMAAEAEIEVGTLEKARQYVNLVRTRAANPESFVKRANGAAAANYVISTYKAPFASKDAARSAVRFERKLELSGEGHRFFDLVRWEIADSVLNAYLTYEGKKLSGALGGTKFTAKKNEFLPVPQEQIDLLGKDILVQNPGY
- a CDS encoding SusC/RagA family TonB-linked outer membrane protein, with protein sequence MKRIYKNSGRSIFFSFMLSFAAIVAFAQERKVTGKITDLAGTGIPGATVVVKGTQMGTNTNGDGDFSINVGNNSTLVISFVGYKTKEVTVGNQSVINIQMEDDISALEEVIVTGYTIDSRRETTGAVSTVKSKDLTATPSGNVEQQLQGRVAGVTVITNGQPGTASQIRVRGFGAFGGNEPLYVVDGVPTGSTDFLNPDDIETTTVLKDAAAASIYGARAANGVIVYTTKKGTKKAKKLSITYDGLFGVTTPGKGQTMLTPQEQADWTWQAIRNDAFQGDSLPKFTNVASGQYGSGDKPVLPDYINVGGKTGVIGELDLAAEKLKYNVDPTRGSIYQVVRANKQGTDWYDAITRNAPLQRHSLGFSGGGDNNRFYAGFSAQDQKGIMLNNGFKRYAFRVNTEFDVLKNLRIGQNAQFTYLQVLGQGGGNGGQGVAADENDILSAFRMPSIIPVYDEFGGYAGTAAKGFNNPRNPVASRDGLKDNAGFAGNGFGNFYIELDVIPGLTLRSSVGAQYNNYANRGFSRLQYENSENNSAFGYNEGSGHRFSWTLTNTANFKKTFGLHNLDVIIGQEALNTGAGKNQNSSGLNPFSTDINYINMNNVGSKQVFSDYYKGVNFNSLFARANYTFNDRYILTGVVRRDGSSRFGANNRYGVFPAFSAAWRISSENFMKSVPFITELKLRGGYGLMGNSNNVDPNNQYSLYGASLGQSSYDLNGTNSSALEGYYRTRIGNKSAKWETSITKNIGIDGTFFKGKLDIIIDLWQKDTKDLLFQVPITATAGYDAAAPSVNVGKMSNKGIDLQIINRGRITNDLGYEVNFTAGILKNNIESLAPGIKYLTVNPDFRGIKPIRNQIGYAISSFYGYKVTGLFQDKAEVDGAPDQDGAGPGRFRYEDINKDGVINADDRTYLGSPVPKFTGGVNLKFTYKGFDVETYMYTSVGNKIFNLSKWFTDFYPSFTGAAVSDRVKGSWLPSNKNTDTPIFESTSNFSTNTQSNSFYVEDGSFFRMQNITLGYTLPGNILSKVRMSKVRVFASTNNLFTVTKYKGLDPGVGGNADTNFGIDVGNYPITRSYTLGINLGF
- a CDS encoding FG-GAP repeat domain-containing protein produces the protein MFNFSCNNNSSQESAAQGKALAEKYCANCHQLPDPALLDKSTWENGVLPAMAERLGIEVLEGNIYLHNQQSALSSADWNKLVHYYQTLAPDTLKVSNGYKQTHDWAIFELKQPQVIPDAVSSTLLVAIDSSRQRIYTSDLENPGLYISNHLQQRKLVTKLPSSAIDLCFPTLKNPVLTITSMGGMRALDITRGQIFTLDQKAGANPDLISDDLIRPIQSQPIDYNKDGLEDYLVCAFGHNRGGLYLLKQLPGHKFEKVVVREMPGATESHIRDFNQDGWPDIMTLFAHGDEGIWVFINNQKGGFSERNILRFPSVYGSSSFQLADITRDGKLDIVYTAGDNSDFSRILKPYHGLYIFEEKGNFQFEQTYFYPINGCTKAVAADFDKDGDTDIATIAFFADFQKTPGEGFLYFEQAGLTPEKKPIFEPHAVPVNKHGRWICMDVEDYDGDGDEDIVLGNFSKGFLNQEISKPTWNVHVPFVLLENNTLPAKLQ
- a CDS encoding carboxypeptidase-like regulatory domain-containing protein, which translates into the protein MKALDITMHLIYNRPINNAFRSFWLVLFIVICCSGQLHAQQGGMVTLTGKVIDEKTGKPLPFANVFINNSTIGTNADENGNYRLANLSIGNLEMAVSFLGYETVKQTLRFEQPGVKTVLFKLREGMELEGVTVYAKKNKKREKYLKIITRELLGNSRFSKQCKILNPQVLKISEDDDKHLTAQTTKPLIIENLALGYRIHQDLDDFDYFNGKVYYGGSTRFELLVPKDSLQKKQWRANQKIAYQGSVKHLLSSMVSDSLQEQGFKVYQAIPDSMRRFNTVRTPNGYNTIANHVHNRIEPVRGMRLVRPGELVTERLVVSGTQLEVFFMKKKGRSPYSDMPYAYTQITLPQGYMVITPSGWVSIPMGFEIAGDLGNDRFSSLLPADWKKDD